A region of Paenibacillus sp. JNUCC-31 DNA encodes the following proteins:
- a CDS encoding SDR family NAD(P)-dependent oxidoreductase, which translates to MSLPTYPFAKDRYWVPEEKVSLVRQLTSTATVESLSTAFLLPHWQESSVEPIRLSSHDGHVIFLCEPNDLDGKTFKSIMDGVSYHELHADQVDIFDRFQQYGVRILQELQSIIRQKPKENVLFQVVVPVFGEQQLFTGLSGILHTARLENPKLVCQLIELDKWPDAEILAHIVMESGKHSADQHVRYENGERYVKAWQDAGSPPTKELPWKNGGVYLITGGSGGLGMILAEDMAAKAPGAKLILTGRSTPQQNLMARLEQWKVSGFYIEYHQVDVTEEVETNRLINYILTNFGKLDGIMHGAGVISDSYILNKTVGEFTAVTAPKTKGLVILDRLTADLKLDWFVLFSSISGVFGNEGQADYASANAFMDAYSSYRNRLMKDGQRHGRTISIGWPLWEEGGMQVDEQKKAHMKQKSGLQPMKTQNGLEALYMALAFDADHMLVLEGEEVSMRNSKPELKILAHAPVAETINIDASDPARASVILRLKTIFAKAAKLEVAQIDEDERFENYGIDSFMIADLNNKLELWVGGLSKTIFYEYQTIGDLADYLVETYPHTRQAMQEVTVVNDQSIGQITQSSQMQTQQPVAIIGISGRFPQSKNLEAYWDKLIEGNSCITEVPLDRWDWRDHYVASKEEAALLGKSCSKWGAFLEAIDQFDPKFFNMTPSEAEEIDPQERLFLEECWKALEDAGYAPTTLSEDTRQRTGVFGGITKQGYNLLGSEALRQLPATSFSSMVNRVSYHLDIQGPSMPIDTMCSSSLVAIHEACEYIRQGKGDMAIAGGVNLYVHPSGYAQLSKGQLMSDSPVGDAFGRNGRGFVPGEGVGVVVLKAYEEAIKDGDHIHALIRGTAVNHSGRTNGYATPDPSRQAAVMEAALNQCGIDPNTVTYIEAAASGSEMGDAIEMSALTKAYGLRKDNEQYEKYSIGSVKPIIGHCEAASGMSQLAKVVLCLQNQTLVPTSLHGEVNPNINVDTMPFRIQRTLEEWRRVSIAGVEVPRRAGITSIGAGGVNAHIIVEEYIPDDVPNAILNEESVLFILSAKNRDRLVEYVADWAVYLRRNPNVNLANIAYTLQVGREAMPCRLAFVAQNQAHLEQQLEQWLNKAEISEPCYEGDNQITKKTLAPDQTLKTALMKNDIETIAQYWVNGHPIAWQGLHQGKQRRKVAKLPTYPFNRRSCWVGRFKTAFQTKQSAEMLSPQTQYSNKAIEFYTFAAKQSSWEFTEDYLTFCPFEEKVPGFSMSEMFLFPDQNLKAMQQMRSKQIELRQVLFCKEDFRRVRSFLDIGCGHGTDVIQVAKMYPHISTHGFTITAAQAELGNRRIEQKGLRDRATIFCKDSSKDAFPDKYDLAIGIEVSFHIRNKHGLFSNISASLNKDGRLLLMDYICNLKGAIIDPKVEISIPTVQDWIELLSEHNLVIDEIIDVSPEIANFLYDPFVDQNTIGLPEVTRDTYRNYANQSKSLENGWISYCLFKLKKETQMSKEECSAYNATRIKNKTPYSAALKEMLASGHIPYPMSKPVPDNQVNSTINSSFSNVGQSNIRPIKEEIMLVFEEVLGIQREDLDEHETFVELGIGSVNAVQLTEGINVQFDLRLPTSIVFEYNSLKELASYVEGQLPKRSSKKEVVVSEPVIAEAVSEPQVDKRAHKSDHEIAVVGLSCRCAGAEGPDEFWDIVSQGKETVSDLNNDAWKAFLRSSSKEKLANRYGVMKNRDSFDSKFFRISPKEAGAIDVSQRILLEECYKALEDAGYTPEKLHGKQVGTIIGAMGLSQPSESYSHFTMLGTDTSILAARIAYHLNLKGAAMAVNTACSSSLVAIDMACKQLINGDIDMAVAGGITVYTHPGMFVSMQHAGMLSPTGQCRPFDQNADGIVVGDGVGVLILKRLADAQADGDHIYGVIRGSGTNQDGQTSGITVPSFQSQSQLQENVYRRNGIDVEDIQYIEAHGTATKLGDPIELHALTESFAKFTDKKRFCAIGSLKANIGHTTAAAGVLNVIKVLLSMQHEQIPPSINFNVNNEHIDFDNSPVYVNTKLSNWPVNSKGSRMAAVNSFGFSGTNAHVVIESYTTPARVKYASEVGVLPISTESKEGLQQYAKQLLDYLNENEQTSIKDLVYTFQVGRQSMAARLAFEFTSRDMLISQLQHYVDRKGALPQGGFAGEVGSNTGMLITDTEEGQDFVKRLAGGGKIGKLAELWVRGNDIHWEALYEQGEVRRLGGLPSYPFAKQKFLLPDPVLNNVESLQANPIAAPVLDVSPPVGKSHQQGISLASLQTALGQQEKNVMPKPQIVLVPTGDLTVRDNEQLEREQKSESQTSTVLRELTEGLAYALFVDPKDIDADRKFVDLGLDSIIGVEWIQKINSKFGISIPATKVYDYPTLREFSNYITALISDVSFGAELQAVQLENAHVNSEKGLDLLDSDLAYSLADALYMNSDDIDRNMNFIDMGLDSIIGVEWIKDINTRYCTSIPATKVYDYPTLREFTDFVRKELDKDGKETAISETTQSLDEVLEQLYRGSIKAGQAQQILRNL; encoded by the coding sequence ATGAGCCTGCCGACATATCCATTCGCCAAGGACCGGTACTGGGTTCCGGAAGAGAAGGTTAGCCTAGTTCGTCAGCTTACATCTACGGCTACTGTTGAATCCTTGAGCACTGCTTTTCTTCTTCCGCACTGGCAGGAAAGTTCGGTAGAACCTATTCGTTTATCCAGTCATGACGGGCATGTGATCTTTCTATGCGAACCTAACGACTTAGACGGCAAGACATTTAAGTCTATCATGGATGGGGTCAGTTACCATGAGTTACACGCAGATCAGGTAGATATATTCGATAGGTTCCAACAATATGGCGTGCGGATACTGCAGGAGCTTCAAAGCATAATTCGCCAGAAACCAAAAGAAAATGTGTTGTTTCAAGTTGTCGTTCCTGTTTTCGGCGAGCAACAATTATTTACAGGTTTATCCGGAATACTTCATACGGCCAGACTTGAGAACCCGAAGCTGGTTTGTCAACTTATCGAACTTGATAAATGGCCAGACGCAGAGATTCTAGCGCACATAGTAATGGAAAGCGGGAAGCATTCCGCTGATCAACACGTCCGTTATGAGAATGGAGAACGTTACGTTAAAGCATGGCAAGATGCTGGATCTCCCCCGACCAAGGAGCTACCTTGGAAAAATGGTGGCGTTTATCTCATTACGGGAGGATCAGGCGGGCTTGGTATGATTTTAGCTGAAGATATGGCGGCAAAGGCGCCCGGTGCGAAGCTGATTCTAACAGGGAGGTCTACCCCTCAGCAGAACCTAATGGCTCGTCTCGAGCAATGGAAAGTATCGGGATTTTATATTGAGTACCATCAAGTTGATGTAACCGAAGAGGTTGAAACGAATAGGCTAATTAATTATATCCTAACCAATTTTGGAAAACTGGATGGCATTATGCATGGTGCAGGTGTTATAAGCGACAGTTATATTCTAAATAAAACAGTTGGGGAATTTACGGCCGTGACGGCTCCGAAAACCAAAGGGCTTGTGATATTGGATCGATTAACTGCTGATCTGAAGCTAGATTGGTTTGTCTTGTTCTCTTCGATTTCGGGCGTTTTCGGAAATGAAGGGCAAGCCGACTATGCATCGGCGAACGCTTTCATGGATGCGTATTCCAGTTATAGAAACCGCCTTATGAAAGATGGACAGCGGCATGGCCGAACCATTTCCATCGGATGGCCGCTTTGGGAAGAAGGCGGAATGCAGGTGGACGAGCAAAAAAAGGCGCACATGAAACAGAAGAGCGGACTTCAACCAATGAAAACGCAAAATGGCTTAGAGGCCCTATATATGGCTTTGGCTTTTGATGCCGATCACATGCTCGTATTAGAGGGGGAGGAGGTATCCATGAGGAACAGTAAGCCCGAATTGAAGATACTTGCTCATGCTCCTGTTGCTGAAACGATAAACATAGACGCTTCGGATCCAGCGCGTGCATCGGTAATACTTCGACTAAAAACAATATTCGCCAAGGCTGCGAAGTTGGAAGTTGCTCAGATTGATGAAGACGAACGGTTCGAAAACTACGGTATTGATTCCTTTATGATTGCTGATTTAAATAACAAACTGGAGCTATGGGTAGGTGGGCTCTCTAAAACGATTTTCTATGAATATCAAACTATCGGTGATCTGGCAGATTACTTAGTGGAGACTTACCCACACACAAGACAAGCTATGCAGGAAGTGACAGTTGTGAATGATCAGTCAATTGGTCAAATAACGCAATCCTCGCAAATGCAGACGCAGCAACCTGTCGCCATTATCGGCATCAGCGGTCGCTTTCCGCAGTCCAAAAATCTTGAAGCTTATTGGGACAAATTGATTGAGGGCAATTCTTGTATTACAGAAGTGCCTCTGGACCGGTGGGATTGGCGAGACCACTACGTTGCTAGTAAAGAAGAAGCAGCACTTTTAGGGAAAAGCTGTTCAAAGTGGGGGGCGTTCTTAGAGGCTATCGACCAATTCGACCCGAAATTTTTTAATATGACTCCAAGTGAAGCAGAAGAAATTGATCCTCAAGAACGGTTATTTTTAGAAGAGTGCTGGAAGGCATTGGAGGATGCAGGATATGCTCCAACAACATTGTCAGAAGATACGCGTCAACGGACGGGTGTATTCGGAGGGATTACCAAACAGGGTTATAATCTGCTTGGCTCAGAGGCGTTGCGTCAATTACCCGCAACTTCATTCTCGTCGATGGTCAACAGAGTCTCCTATCATTTAGATATCCAAGGCCCTAGTATGCCGATTGATACAATGTGCTCTTCCTCGTTAGTGGCGATTCACGAGGCTTGTGAATATATCAGACAGGGTAAAGGTGATATGGCCATTGCAGGGGGAGTCAATTTATATGTTCATCCATCTGGATACGCTCAGCTTTCTAAAGGACAACTGATGTCGGACAGTCCCGTAGGGGATGCGTTTGGTCGAAATGGTAGAGGTTTTGTTCCCGGAGAAGGCGTCGGCGTTGTTGTGCTGAAAGCATATGAAGAGGCGATTAAAGACGGAGATCATATTCATGCATTGATTAGAGGTACTGCAGTAAATCATAGCGGACGGACGAACGGATATGCGACGCCAGATCCGAGCCGACAAGCAGCGGTCATGGAAGCTGCACTTAATCAATGCGGTATCGATCCTAACACAGTCACTTATATAGAGGCTGCAGCTAGTGGCTCAGAGATGGGTGATGCTATCGAGATGAGCGCTTTAACGAAAGCTTATGGGCTGCGGAAAGATAATGAGCAGTATGAGAAGTATAGTATTGGTTCTGTAAAGCCGATTATCGGACATTGTGAGGCAGCTTCGGGCATGTCTCAATTGGCGAAAGTTGTACTGTGCTTACAAAACCAAACTTTGGTGCCTACATCGCTTCATGGAGAAGTAAATCCGAATATTAATGTCGATACTATGCCATTCCGTATTCAGCGCACATTGGAAGAGTGGAGACGTGTTTCCATCGCTGGAGTAGAAGTTCCACGAAGAGCTGGGATAACAAGTATCGGAGCAGGTGGGGTTAATGCTCACATCATTGTAGAAGAGTATATTCCTGATGATGTGCCGAATGCCATATTGAACGAAGAATCGGTGTTATTCATCTTATCAGCCAAGAATCGTGATCGACTAGTGGAATACGTAGCAGACTGGGCCGTCTATTTGAGAAGGAACCCAAATGTGAATTTGGCTAACATTGCATACACACTTCAGGTGGGCCGTGAAGCTATGCCGTGCAGGTTGGCTTTTGTAGCCCAAAACCAAGCTCACTTGGAACAGCAATTAGAACAATGGCTTAACAAAGCGGAAATATCCGAACCGTGTTATGAAGGGGATAATCAAATTACTAAAAAAACGCTTGCCCCTGATCAGACTCTGAAAACTGCTTTAATGAAAAACGATATTGAGACAATTGCTCAGTATTGGGTAAACGGTCATCCTATAGCTTGGCAGGGGCTGCACCAAGGTAAACAAAGACGTAAAGTGGCCAAGCTACCGACGTATCCGTTTAACCGTAGGAGCTGTTGGGTAGGTCGTTTCAAGACGGCATTCCAAACCAAACAGAGCGCAGAAATGTTGTCTCCGCAAACCCAGTATAGTAACAAAGCGATCGAGTTCTACACATTTGCGGCTAAGCAGAGCAGTTGGGAGTTCACAGAGGATTATCTGACGTTTTGTCCTTTTGAGGAGAAGGTTCCCGGATTCTCTATGAGCGAAATGTTTCTATTCCCAGATCAAAATTTGAAAGCAATGCAACAGATGAGATCGAAACAAATCGAGCTTAGACAGGTGCTCTTCTGCAAGGAAGATTTTAGACGTGTGCGTTCATTTTTAGATATCGGATGCGGACATGGGACGGATGTAATTCAAGTGGCTAAAATGTATCCTCACATAAGCACACACGGATTTACTATCACTGCAGCACAAGCTGAACTTGGCAATCGTCGAATTGAACAGAAGGGCCTGAGGGACAGGGCAACCATCTTCTGTAAAGACAGCTCCAAGGATGCATTCCCGGATAAGTATGATTTGGCTATTGGGATTGAGGTTAGCTTTCATATTCGTAACAAGCATGGATTGTTCAGTAATATTTCCGCTTCGCTTAATAAAGATGGAAGATTACTGCTAATGGATTATATCTGCAACCTCAAGGGAGCCATTATTGATCCCAAGGTGGAGATCAGCATTCCAACCGTTCAGGACTGGATCGAATTACTTTCGGAACACAACCTTGTTATTGATGAAATTATTGACGTCTCACCGGAAATTGCAAATTTCCTTTATGATCCATTTGTTGATCAAAACACGATTGGTTTACCAGAAGTGACGAGGGATACCTACAGGAATTATGCAAACCAAAGTAAATCGTTGGAGAATGGTTGGATCAGCTATTGCCTATTTAAACTCAAGAAAGAAACGCAAATGAGCAAGGAAGAGTGTAGCGCATATAACGCAACGAGAATCAAGAACAAGACGCCGTATTCTGCTGCATTGAAAGAGATGCTTGCGAGTGGTCATATTCCTTACCCTATGTCAAAACCTGTTCCTGATAATCAAGTAAACTCAACCATAAACTCTTCTTTCTCTAATGTTGGACAAAGCAATATCCGTCCGATTAAGGAGGAAATCATGCTCGTATTTGAGGAGGTTCTGGGCATACAACGTGAAGATTTGGATGAGCATGAGACATTTGTTGAACTTGGTATTGGGTCGGTTAACGCTGTCCAATTGACAGAAGGGATCAATGTACAATTCGACCTTCGACTGCCGACAAGTATAGTATTCGAATATAACTCGCTAAAAGAGCTTGCTTCCTATGTTGAAGGACAGCTACCTAAGCGTTCTTCAAAGAAAGAAGTAGTTGTTTCAGAGCCGGTTATTGCAGAAGCAGTGTCGGAACCCCAGGTGGATAAGAGGGCTCACAAATCAGATCATGAGATTGCAGTTGTTGGACTTTCTTGCAGATGCGCTGGAGCTGAAGGGCCTGACGAGTTTTGGGATATTGTCAGTCAGGGCAAAGAAACAGTCTCGGATCTGAATAACGATGCTTGGAAAGCTTTCCTCCGCTCAAGTTCCAAAGAGAAGCTTGCTAACAGGTACGGTGTTATGAAGAATAGAGATTCGTTTGATTCAAAATTTTTCAGAATATCGCCTAAGGAAGCTGGAGCTATTGATGTATCACAACGAATTTTGTTGGAGGAATGCTATAAAGCGCTAGAGGATGCAGGATACACGCCAGAGAAACTACACGGTAAGCAAGTGGGCACAATCATTGGTGCTATGGGTCTGTCTCAACCTTCGGAATCTTATTCCCATTTCACCATGCTTGGAACCGACACGAGTATACTGGCTGCCCGCATCGCATACCATTTGAATTTGAAGGGAGCAGCAATGGCTGTTAATACGGCCTGTTCTTCTTCACTTGTTGCTATCGACATGGCATGCAAGCAGTTGATAAATGGAGATATCGATATGGCGGTTGCAGGTGGAATCACTGTCTATACTCATCCTGGAATGTTTGTCTCGATGCAGCATGCGGGCATGTTATCCCCGACCGGTCAATGCCGGCCGTTTGATCAAAACGCCGATGGCATTGTCGTCGGAGACGGAGTAGGGGTTCTTATATTGAAGAGACTTGCGGATGCACAGGCTGATGGCGATCATATTTATGGGGTCATCCGTGGCAGCGGCACGAATCAGGATGGTCAAACGTCGGGGATTACCGTACCAAGCTTCCAGTCCCAAAGTCAGCTACAGGAGAATGTGTATCGGCGGAACGGGATTGATGTGGAAGATATCCAGTATATTGAAGCCCACGGGACGGCAACGAAACTGGGAGATCCGATAGAACTGCATGCATTAACTGAATCATTCGCTAAATTTACCGACAAGAAACGATTCTGTGCTATTGGTTCGTTGAAGGCAAATATCGGTCACACGACAGCCGCGGCAGGTGTTTTAAATGTAATCAAAGTGCTTCTTAGTATGCAGCATGAACAAATACCGCCATCTATTAATTTTAATGTGAATAATGAACATATCGATTTTGATAACAGTCCGGTTTATGTTAATACGAAGTTGAGCAATTGGCCGGTCAACTCTAAAGGTTCCAGAATGGCAGCGGTCAACTCATTCGGTTTTAGTGGTACGAATGCGCATGTCGTAATTGAATCATATACAACTCCTGCACGTGTGAAATATGCGTCGGAAGTAGGTGTACTTCCGATATCCACAGAGAGCAAAGAGGGGCTCCAGCAGTATGCCAAACAATTGCTTGACTATCTGAATGAGAATGAGCAGACCTCCATTAAAGATTTGGTCTATACCTTCCAGGTGGGTAGGCAAAGTATGGCAGCCCGACTTGCTTTCGAATTCACGAGCCGGGATATGCTGATCTCTCAGTTGCAGCACTATGTGGACAGAAAAGGTGCATTACCGCAAGGGGGATTTGCAGGTGAGGTCGGAAGCAATACAGGCATGCTGATTACTGACACCGAAGAAGGTCAAGATTTTGTTAAAAGATTAGCTGGTGGAGGGAAAATTGGCAAGCTGGCTGAGCTTTGGGTGAGAGGAAATGATATTCATTGGGAAGCGTTGTACGAGCAAGGAGAGGTCAGACGATTAGGTGGGCTACCTAGTTATCCATTTGCTAAACAGAAATTCCTTCTGCCAGATCCAGTTTTGAATAATGTGGAATCATTACAGGCTAATCCTATCGCTGCGCCAGTTTTGGATGTGAGCCCCCCAGTCGGGAAATCTCATCAGCAAGGTATATCACTGGCATCTCTCCAAACTGCTCTTGGGCAGCAAGAGAAGAACGTAATGCCTAAGCCACAGATTGTTTTGGTGCCAACAGGTGATTTGACGGTTCGAGACAACGAACAACTAGAGAGGGAGCAAAAAAGTGAATCTCAGACTAGTACGGTTCTGCGAGAATTGACTGAAGGTCTAGCTTACGCACTATTCGTAGATCCAAAGGATATCGATGCAGACCGAAAGTTTGTCGACCTGGGGCTAGATTCAATTATCGGCGTTGAATGGATTCAAAAGATAAACAGTAAGTTTGGTATTTCTATACCCGCTACCAAAGTCTATGATTACCCCACGTTGCGGGAGTTTTCTAACTATATAACTGCGCTCATTTCCGACGTATCTTTTGGTGCGGAGTTACAAGCCGTTCAGCTAGAGAACGCACATGTGAATTCCGAAAAAGGATTGGATCTATTGGATAGTGATCTGGCATATAGCTTGGCAGATGCTCTGTATATGAATAGCGATGATATTGATAGGAACATGAACTTTATCGACATGGGTCTTGATTCTATCATTGGAGTGGAATGGATTAAGGATATTAATACACGTTATTGTACTTCCATACCCGCAACTAAAGTCTATGACTACCCCACGTTGCGTGAATTTACGGACTTCGTGAGGAAAGAACTGGACAAAGATGGGAAGGAAACAGCCATTTCGGAGACAACTCAGTCTTTGGATGAGGTTCTGGAACAGTTGTATCGTGGTTCGATTAAAGCAGGTCAAGCGCAGCAAATATTACGGAATTTATAA